A single region of the Arthrobacter sp. V1I7 genome encodes:
- a CDS encoding universal stress protein — MSDEVPTSPAPLVVGVVPGQHPEVLRRAASLAEGLSAPLICAYVDEASYLVEWDPARSAHRLSLHPDADDAEIRAVTEELRSVVAAACDDLGIAWTLRTLAGDPARALGRLTAEAGAAMIIVGTPERGLGHRLSEALNGSVAAWLSHHQDHPVLIVPAPRPGRTPRRS; from the coding sequence ATGTCTGACGAGGTCCCCACCAGTCCGGCGCCCCTCGTGGTCGGCGTCGTGCCGGGACAGCATCCGGAAGTACTGCGGAGGGCCGCATCGCTCGCCGAAGGTCTGTCCGCTCCCCTGATCTGCGCCTATGTGGACGAGGCCAGCTATCTGGTGGAGTGGGACCCCGCGCGCTCGGCGCACCGGCTGTCCCTCCATCCCGACGCGGACGACGCCGAAATCCGGGCGGTGACCGAGGAGTTGCGTTCCGTCGTGGCGGCGGCCTGCGACGATCTCGGGATCGCGTGGACCCTGCGGACCCTCGCCGGGGACCCTGCCCGTGCGCTCGGCAGGCTTACCGCCGAAGCCGGGGCGGCCATGATTATCGTCGGCACCCCCGAACGGGGCCTGGGGCACCGGCTTTCCGAGGCGCTCAACGGATCGGTAGCCGCGTGGCTCAGCCACCATCAGGACCATCC
- a CDS encoding DUF4193 domain-containing protein: protein MATDYDEVRSDVKESQDSSLEALQSANAPDARSVVRELDESDALDDTMVPGGEFVAEELVVQVIPQAEDEFTCYSCFLVRHRSQIAREKNGHKYCVECEG from the coding sequence GTGGCAACCGATTACGACGAAGTACGCTCCGATGTCAAGGAGTCCCAGGACAGTTCCCTGGAAGCGCTGCAATCCGCGAATGCACCTGATGCCCGCAGCGTGGTCCGGGAACTGGATGAATCCGATGCGCTGGACGACACGATGGTTCCGGGCGGAGAGTTCGTTGCCGAGGAACTGGTCGTCCAGGTCATCCCGCAGGCCGAAGACGAGTTCACCTGCTATTCCTGTTTCCTGGTCCGGCACCGCTCCCAGATCGCCCGCGAAAAGAACGGCCACAAGTACTGCGTCGAATGTGAAGGCTAG
- a CDS encoding exo-alpha-sialidase, which produces MGGMATAESYVLAIGTKKGLWLASSPDRKDWSLSGPHFLMSEVPSIAIDTRDGRTRILAGVRSEHWGPTVFHSDDLGATWNEPEQGAIRFPEGTDAALERVWQIHPDADSRPGVVWAGCEPISIWKSTDGGEHFELNRGLWDHPHRTDWGAGYGGAAAHSIVLDPTGEKVHVAMSTGGVYRSLDGGTSWEPRNKGISAYFMPDPNPEFGQCVHKIAADAAVEGRLYAQNHHGVYRSDDDAEHWESIAEGLPADFGFVMLTHPRRAGTAWVVPLKADSERIPPEGRLAVHRTDDAGASWKRLDAGLPEAEFNAVLRDAAGVDAAEPAGVYFGTRGGSVYASADEGEHFTEVASHLPDVLCVRAAAVSRGGVPGAVPPDFTLNA; this is translated from the coding sequence ATGGGGGGCATGGCTACCGCAGAGAGTTATGTCCTGGCGATCGGCACTAAAAAAGGACTCTGGCTGGCAAGCAGCCCTGACCGCAAGGACTGGTCCCTTTCGGGCCCGCATTTCCTGATGAGCGAGGTCCCCAGCATCGCCATCGACACACGCGACGGCAGGACCCGGATCCTGGCCGGTGTCAGATCCGAGCACTGGGGCCCCACAGTCTTCCACTCTGATGACCTGGGTGCCACCTGGAACGAGCCCGAGCAGGGTGCCATCCGCTTTCCGGAGGGTACTGATGCCGCGCTCGAACGCGTCTGGCAGATCCATCCGGATGCCGACTCCCGTCCCGGAGTGGTCTGGGCCGGCTGCGAACCGATCTCCATCTGGAAGTCCACCGACGGCGGCGAACACTTCGAGCTGAACCGCGGACTCTGGGACCACCCGCACCGCACCGACTGGGGAGCCGGGTACGGCGGCGCCGCGGCGCACTCGATCGTCCTCGACCCCACGGGCGAGAAGGTCCATGTCGCCATGAGCACCGGCGGCGTCTACCGCTCGCTCGACGGCGGCACGTCCTGGGAGCCCCGCAACAAGGGGATTTCGGCGTACTTCATGCCGGATCCGAACCCGGAATTTGGCCAGTGCGTCCACAAGATTGCCGCCGACGCCGCCGTTGAGGGCCGCCTCTATGCCCAGAACCACCACGGCGTGTACCGCAGCGACGATGACGCCGAGCATTGGGAATCGATTGCGGAAGGGCTGCCGGCGGACTTCGGCTTCGTGATGCTGACCCATCCCCGCCGGGCCGGCACGGCCTGGGTGGTCCCGCTGAAGGCTGACAGCGAAAGGATCCCGCCGGAGGGCAGACTTGCGGTCCACCGGACCGATGACGCCGGCGCGAGCTGGAAACGGCTCGACGCCGGACTTCCGGAGGCCGAGTTCAACGCCGTGCTGCGGGACGCCGCAGGCGTCGATGCGGCGGAGCCGGCCGGCGTATATTTCGGAACCCGCGGCGGCAGCGTCTACGCCAGCGCCGATGAGGGCGAACACTTCACCGAGGTGGCCTCGCACCTGCCGGACGTGCTGTGCGTGCGGGCCGCTGCCGTGTCCCGTGGAGGGGTGCCCGGCGCCGTGCCGCCGGACTTCACCCTGAACGCGTGA
- a CDS encoding MoaD/ThiS family protein, protein MAEISVLLPSVLQPLAGGQSILTAPADGAVTVAGVLDTVTGGYPALSRRLRDETGKVRRYVNIYVNGNEIRRLQGLATEVSPGQELLIIQSVAGG, encoded by the coding sequence ATGGCTGAGATCAGCGTCCTGCTCCCCAGTGTGCTCCAGCCGCTCGCCGGCGGGCAGTCCATCCTGACTGCGCCCGCCGACGGGGCGGTAACGGTAGCGGGGGTGCTGGACACGGTGACCGGGGGCTACCCGGCCCTGTCCAGGCGACTGCGGGATGAAACCGGGAAGGTCCGCCGCTACGTGAATATCTACGTCAACGGCAACGAGATCCGCCGGCTGCAGGGTCTGGCCACCGAGGTCTCACCCGGCCAGGAACTGCTGATCATCCAGTCCGTCGCGGGAGGCTAG
- a CDS encoding alpha-amylase family protein, which yields MRIAKTSDLWWKNAVIYCVDPETFFDDDGDGTGDFGGLIQRVDYLAALGVTCIWLMPFYPSPDRDDGYDITDMYGVDHRLGTLGDVVEFIRTAKDRGLRVIADFVINHTSDKHPWFVQSRKSVDNPYRDYYVWRKDTPPDTSDQVVFPGEETSIWTQDKATGEWYLHMFAKHQPDLNVANPKVRDEIAKSMGFWLQLGLDGFRLDAVPFFLELRGEPEDEAARTDPHEYLGALRSFLNRRSGSAVLLGEVNLPYKEQLKYFGGSEGNELNMQFDFLSMQAMYLSLAREDARPLAKSLGSRPKIHADNQWAMFVRNHDELTLDKLSDAERQEVFAAFGPDEDMQMYGRGLRRRLPTMLKGDPARIRMVYSLMFSLPGTPVLFYGEEIGMGEDLRAKGRSAVRSPMQWDDAENGGFSTAPAKDLVAPIVEGCFGPKNINAAAAKRDPESLWNFIATLIQRYRESPELGWGEFELITHRAAEVLLHRCSWAGSTLILAHNFRAGPVSVTANATSTAGPEPGFAGAVLRDLLDGQDVPLADDGGFELQLDRYGYRWFRIRRPEDRHIP from the coding sequence GTGAGAATTGCCAAGACCTCCGACCTGTGGTGGAAGAATGCGGTGATCTACTGCGTGGACCCGGAAACCTTCTTCGACGACGACGGCGACGGCACCGGGGACTTCGGCGGCCTGATCCAGCGCGTGGACTACCTGGCCGCGCTGGGCGTGACCTGCATCTGGCTCATGCCGTTCTACCCCTCTCCGGACCGGGACGACGGCTACGACATCACCGACATGTATGGCGTCGATCACCGGCTCGGCACCCTCGGCGACGTGGTGGAGTTCATCCGGACCGCCAAGGACCGCGGCCTGCGGGTGATCGCGGATTTTGTCATCAACCACACTTCCGACAAGCACCCCTGGTTTGTCCAGTCCCGGAAGTCCGTGGACAACCCGTACCGGGACTACTACGTCTGGCGGAAGGACACTCCCCCGGACACCTCCGACCAGGTGGTGTTCCCCGGCGAGGAGACTTCCATCTGGACCCAGGACAAGGCCACCGGCGAGTGGTACCTGCACATGTTCGCCAAGCACCAGCCGGACCTGAACGTGGCGAACCCCAAGGTCCGGGACGAGATCGCCAAGTCCATGGGATTCTGGCTGCAGCTCGGCCTGGACGGGTTCCGCCTCGACGCCGTCCCGTTCTTCCTGGAACTGCGCGGCGAGCCCGAAGACGAAGCGGCCAGGACCGACCCGCACGAGTACCTGGGCGCCCTGCGCAGCTTCCTGAACCGCCGCAGCGGCAGCGCCGTCCTGCTTGGCGAGGTCAATCTGCCCTACAAGGAGCAGCTGAAGTACTTCGGCGGGTCCGAGGGAAACGAGCTGAACATGCAGTTCGACTTCCTCTCCATGCAGGCCATGTACCTCTCGCTGGCGCGGGAGGACGCCCGGCCGCTGGCGAAGAGCCTCGGCAGCCGCCCGAAGATCCATGCGGACAACCAGTGGGCGATGTTCGTCCGGAACCATGACGAACTGACGTTGGACAAGCTCAGCGACGCCGAGCGCCAGGAGGTCTTTGCCGCCTTCGGACCGGACGAGGACATGCAGATGTACGGCCGCGGCCTGCGGCGCCGGCTGCCCACCATGCTCAAGGGGGACCCCGCGCGGATCCGGATGGTCTATTCGCTGATGTTCTCGCTGCCGGGCACACCGGTGCTGTTCTACGGCGAGGAGATCGGGATGGGCGAGGACCTGCGGGCCAAGGGCCGTTCCGCCGTCCGCTCCCCGATGCAGTGGGACGACGCCGAGAACGGCGGCTTCTCCACCGCCCCGGCAAAGGACCTGGTGGCTCCCATAGTGGAAGGCTGCTTCGGGCCGAAGAACATCAACGCCGCCGCCGCGAAGCGGGACCCGGAGTCGCTCTGGAACTTCATCGCCACGCTCATCCAACGCTACCGGGAAAGTCCCGAGCTGGGCTGGGGCGAGTTCGAGCTGATCACGCATCGGGCCGCGGAGGTCCTGCTGCACCGCTGCAGCTGGGCCGGATCAACCCTCATCCTGGCCCACAACTTCAGGGCGGGGCCGGTGTCGGTGACCGCAAACGCCACGTCGACGGCGGGCCCGGAGCCGGGCTTCGCCGGCGCCGTGCTGCGCGACCTGCTGGACGGACAGGATGTCCCGCTCGCGGACGACGGCGGCTTTGAACTGCAGCTGGACCGCTACGGCTACCGCTGGTTCCGAATCCGGCGGCCGGAGGACCGCCATATCCCGTGA
- a CDS encoding TIGR03885 family FMN-dependent LLM class oxidoreductase yields MATLGFHASHEQISPGQLLKDVQLAEQAGFDAAMCSDHIEPWSARQGHSGFAWSWLGAALATTRLRFGVVTAPGQRYHPAIIAHAAATLADMFPGRFWMATGSGEYLNEHVTGEIWPDKETRQRRLEEAVQIIRELHDGREVTRSGLLKVQQARLWDIPEIKPPLIAPAVSVETAQRSAAWADGLVTVNQPPAKLKDMLAAYRDAGGRGKAALQVHLSWAPVEEDAVAIALDQWRSNVFAPPIPWDLPTAAHFDNVSAEVGEKQVRTAVNISADTGQHAEWLAGYLELGFEELYLHFVGQEQEPFIDAFAEHVLPQLRGTGSPVRVREVLL; encoded by the coding sequence ATGGCGACCCTCGGCTTCCACGCATCGCACGAGCAAATCAGTCCCGGCCAGCTCCTCAAGGACGTCCAGCTGGCGGAGCAGGCGGGCTTCGACGCCGCGATGTGCTCGGACCACATCGAGCCCTGGTCCGCCCGGCAGGGCCACTCCGGCTTCGCCTGGTCCTGGCTCGGAGCCGCCCTGGCCACCACCAGGCTGCGCTTCGGCGTCGTGACGGCCCCGGGCCAGCGGTACCACCCGGCGATCATCGCCCACGCCGCGGCCACACTCGCGGACATGTTCCCGGGCCGCTTCTGGATGGCGACCGGCAGCGGTGAGTACCTGAACGAGCACGTCACCGGCGAGATCTGGCCGGACAAGGAAACCCGGCAGCGGCGCCTGGAGGAGGCCGTGCAGATCATCCGCGAACTGCACGACGGTCGGGAGGTCACCCGCAGCGGCCTGCTCAAAGTCCAGCAGGCCCGGCTCTGGGACATTCCGGAAATCAAGCCGCCCCTGATCGCGCCGGCCGTCAGCGTGGAGACCGCCCAGCGCTCGGCCGCCTGGGCGGACGGGCTGGTCACGGTGAACCAGCCACCCGCGAAGCTCAAGGACATGCTCGCCGCCTACCGCGATGCCGGCGGCCGGGGCAAAGCCGCCCTGCAGGTCCACCTTTCCTGGGCGCCCGTGGAGGAGGACGCCGTCGCGATCGCCCTCGACCAATGGCGCAGCAACGTCTTTGCCCCACCGATTCCGTGGGACCTCCCCACCGCGGCCCACTTCGACAACGTCAGCGCCGAGGTGGGCGAGAAGCAGGTGCGGACCGCCGTCAACATCTCCGCCGACACCGGGCAGCACGCCGAGTGGCTCGCCGGCTACCTCGAGCTCGGCTTCGAGGAGCTCTACCTTCATTTCGTCGGCCAGGAGCAGGAACCGTTTATCGACGCCTTTGCCGAGCACGTGCTCCCGCAGCTGCGCGGAACCGGCAGCCCGGTCCGGGTCCGGGAGGTACTGCTGTGA
- a CDS encoding ATP-dependent DNA ligase, producing MRLPLMPPIAPMLAKAVGSLPGTSGNAGDPGPGWSYEPKWDGFRSIIFRDGEEVEIGSRNGKPLTRYFPELVEALKANLPPRCVVDGEIILVGASGDRLDFDALQQRIHPAASRVRLLAEEIPASFVAFDLLALDDDDLTGRPLTDRRAALERALAGSSAPIHLTAATDDRETAGQWFTRFEGAGLDGIVAKALDGTYQPDKRVMFKIKHERTADCVLAGYRVHTSGPDRVGSLLLGLYDDDGVLANVGVVGAFPMQRRKELFEELQPLVTDAADHPWAPIRQADGTRTPRNAEGSRWSGGKDLSFTPLRPERVVEVKYDHMEGARFRHTAQFVRWREDRDPSSCTYEQLEEPVSYDLSEVLETGSG from the coding sequence ATGCGACTGCCCCTGATGCCTCCGATCGCGCCGATGCTGGCCAAAGCCGTAGGTTCCCTCCCGGGGACCTCCGGAAATGCCGGGGACCCCGGGCCGGGATGGAGCTATGAGCCCAAATGGGACGGCTTCCGGTCCATCATCTTCCGTGACGGCGAGGAGGTGGAGATCGGCAGCCGCAACGGCAAGCCGCTGACCCGGTACTTCCCCGAGTTGGTCGAGGCGCTGAAGGCGAACCTGCCGCCGCGCTGCGTGGTCGACGGCGAGATCATCCTCGTGGGCGCTTCCGGGGACAGGCTCGACTTCGACGCGCTCCAGCAACGCATCCATCCGGCCGCGAGCAGGGTCCGGCTGCTGGCCGAGGAGATCCCGGCGAGCTTTGTCGCGTTTGATCTGCTCGCGCTCGACGACGACGACCTCACCGGACGCCCCCTGACGGATCGGCGCGCTGCCCTGGAGCGGGCCCTCGCCGGCAGTTCCGCGCCTATCCATCTGACGGCCGCGACCGATGACCGGGAGACCGCCGGCCAGTGGTTCACCCGGTTCGAAGGGGCCGGGCTGGACGGGATCGTGGCCAAAGCCCTGGACGGTACGTACCAGCCGGACAAACGCGTGATGTTCAAGATCAAGCACGAGCGCACCGCGGATTGCGTCCTCGCCGGCTACCGGGTGCACACCTCCGGCCCGGACCGGGTCGGTTCCCTTCTGCTGGGCCTGTACGACGACGACGGCGTCCTCGCCAACGTCGGAGTGGTCGGTGCCTTTCCGATGCAGCGCCGCAAGGAACTCTTCGAGGAGCTCCAGCCGCTTGTGACCGACGCCGCGGACCACCCGTGGGCGCCGATCAGGCAGGCGGACGGTACCCGGACCCCGCGCAACGCCGAGGGCAGCCGGTGGAGCGGGGGCAAGGACCTGTCCTTCACGCCGCTCCGTCCGGAACGCGTCGTCGAAGTGAAGTACGACCACATGGAAGGCGCGCGGTTCCGCCACACCGCGCAGTTCGTCCGCTGGCGCGAGGACCGGGACCCGAGCTCGTGCACCTACGAACAGCTCGAGGAGCCCGTCTCCTATGACCTGTCCGAAGTGCTGGAAACCGGCAGCGGGTAA
- a CDS encoding MFS transporter, translating to MSQTLPSTTPGTDAPAGTPKKAALASFLGSAVEYYDFFIFGSAAALIFPTVFFPDAGTNAAIMSFATFGFAYVARPVGAVILGHFGDRVGRRKVLMFTLLLMGASTFLIGCLPDFNTIGWWAPALLVLARLCQGLSAAGEQAGASSMTLEHAPDNRRSFFTSWTLTGTQGGQILAALVFIPVLALPDEIKYGIGWRIPFWLSAVVVLVAFFIRRTLHEPPAFEEAQKNAQISKLPVADLLKHHWRDVLRVVACAFIAAVSTVFGTLAISYAKNVAGVDGTTTLWLVVGANLVALGTQPLFGMLADRIGRKPVFIYGVLASAILTPVFLLSLESGSVPLMFLAAIGFFSFGYAASNAVWPSFYAEMFSTKVRFSGLAIGTQLGFLMAGFAPAIVAAMGGIKPGGWVQISIFTAIICAISAVSALTAKETFKVPTKELGLR from the coding sequence ATGAGCCAGACACTCCCGTCCACGACGCCGGGCACTGATGCACCGGCTGGGACCCCGAAAAAGGCAGCCCTCGCCAGCTTCCTGGGCAGCGCCGTCGAGTACTACGACTTCTTTATCTTCGGCTCCGCCGCCGCGCTGATCTTCCCCACGGTCTTCTTCCCCGACGCCGGCACCAACGCGGCGATCATGTCGTTCGCGACCTTCGGCTTCGCCTACGTCGCCCGGCCGGTCGGCGCCGTCATCCTGGGCCACTTCGGCGACCGGGTGGGACGACGCAAGGTCCTCATGTTCACGCTGCTGCTGATGGGCGCCTCCACCTTCCTGATCGGCTGCCTGCCCGACTTCAACACCATCGGCTGGTGGGCACCGGCCCTGCTCGTGCTGGCGCGTCTCTGCCAGGGCCTCTCCGCCGCCGGCGAGCAGGCGGGTGCCTCCTCCATGACCCTGGAGCATGCCCCGGACAACCGCCGCTCCTTCTTCACCTCCTGGACGCTCACCGGCACCCAAGGCGGCCAGATCCTGGCGGCCCTGGTCTTCATCCCGGTTCTGGCCCTGCCGGACGAGATCAAGTACGGCATCGGCTGGCGCATCCCGTTCTGGCTCAGCGCCGTCGTCGTGCTTGTTGCGTTCTTCATCCGCCGCACCCTGCACGAGCCGCCGGCGTTCGAGGAAGCCCAGAAGAATGCCCAGATCTCCAAGCTCCCCGTCGCCGATCTGCTCAAGCACCACTGGCGCGATGTCCTCCGCGTCGTCGCCTGCGCCTTCATCGCCGCCGTCTCCACGGTGTTCGGCACCCTGGCCATCAGCTACGCCAAGAACGTCGCCGGCGTGGACGGCACCACCACCCTCTGGCTCGTCGTCGGCGCCAACCTGGTGGCCCTCGGCACCCAGCCGCTCTTCGGCATGCTCGCCGACCGGATCGGTCGCAAGCCGGTCTTCATCTACGGCGTGCTGGCCAGTGCCATCCTGACACCGGTCTTCCTGCTGAGCCTCGAATCCGGCAGCGTCCCGCTGATGTTCCTCGCCGCGATCGGCTTCTTCTCCTTCGGCTACGCGGCCTCCAACGCCGTCTGGCCTTCCTTCTACGCCGAAATGTTCAGCACCAAGGTCCGCTTCTCCGGCCTGGCGATCGGCACCCAGCTCGGCTTCCTGATGGCAGGCTTCGCCCCGGCGATCGTCGCGGCCATGGGCGGCATCAAGCCCGGCGGCTGGGTCCAGATCAGCATCTTCACCGCCATCATCTGCGCCATCTCGGCCGTCTCGGCCCTGACCGCCAAGGAAACGTTCAAAGTTCCCACCAAGGAGCTCGGCCTGCGCTAA
- a CDS encoding IclR family transcriptional regulator: protein MSVNQDTEVADPSTAPQAPAGKAAKTPRDDSRTDMVGKALGLLVLLGDEPRGASAAELSRRAELPFSTTYRLLGSLTRDGFVDYEPDGRRYHLGLRVFQLGQRVSNHHGFAGTALPILRRVTEESGEATILSVRDGMHHLTVNKVDGPQTFRVTSDPGHLGALHTTSVGKALVAFADDATRAELVEGLELEPLTEFSITDREAFRAEIDLVRRRGYATMDEENELGMRAVAVPVFNLQGQAFASLATAVPVFRMSLEALVALVPLLQSAAAELSARLPQQ from the coding sequence ATGAGTGTGAACCAAGACACAGAAGTGGCCGATCCCTCCACCGCCCCGCAGGCCCCCGCCGGCAAAGCCGCCAAGACGCCCCGGGATGACTCCCGGACGGACATGGTCGGCAAGGCGCTGGGCCTGCTGGTCCTGCTCGGTGACGAGCCGCGCGGCGCCAGTGCCGCCGAGCTCTCCCGCCGGGCGGAGCTGCCCTTCAGCACCACCTACCGGCTGCTGGGATCCCTGACCCGCGACGGTTTTGTTGACTACGAGCCGGACGGCCGCCGCTACCACCTCGGCCTGCGCGTCTTCCAGCTCGGCCAGCGGGTGTCCAACCACCACGGCTTCGCCGGCACGGCCCTGCCCATACTGCGGCGCGTCACGGAGGAGTCGGGGGAGGCCACCATTCTGTCGGTGCGCGACGGGATGCACCACCTCACCGTCAACAAGGTCGACGGTCCCCAAACCTTTCGCGTCACGAGCGATCCGGGCCACCTCGGAGCCCTGCACACCACCTCGGTTGGAAAGGCTCTCGTGGCCTTTGCCGATGACGCCACCCGCGCCGAGCTCGTGGAGGGCCTGGAGCTGGAGCCGCTGACGGAGTTCTCGATCACGGACCGCGAGGCCTTCCGGGCCGAGATCGACCTCGTCCGGCGCCGCGGCTACGCCACCATGGACGAGGAAAACGAGCTCGGCATGCGTGCCGTCGCGGTCCCGGTCTTCAACTTGCAGGGCCAGGCCTTCGCCTCGCTGGCCACGGCGGTCCCCGTGTTCCGGATGAGCCTGGAAGCCCTCGTGGCCCTGGTGCCGCTGCTGCAATCCGCTGCGGCGGAGCTGTCCGCGCGGCTTCCCCAGCAGTGA
- a CDS encoding shikimate dehydrogenase, with protein MSNRAESFLVGLVGDGVMPSLTPYMHEREGDVQGLRYLYRPIDLLELELPGEAVGELLSGARRLGYNGLNITHPCKQLVLEHLDEISPDARRLGAVNTVTIRDGRFIGHNTDFSGFAAALASGLPGAKLGRVVQLGAGGAGSAVAYALLTAGVRELVLVDTDAGRCAARAAELAGFFPDQSVTARTTAELPRLMPQADGLVHCTPVGMAAHPGVPLDMSLLEPRHWVADIVYRPIETELVRGARAKGCEVLDGGRMAVGQAADAFRIFTGLEPDADRMRAHFLELVAAEEVAA; from the coding sequence ATGAGCAATCGAGCTGAGTCCTTCCTCGTAGGACTGGTGGGTGATGGCGTGATGCCATCGCTCACTCCCTATATGCACGAACGCGAAGGCGATGTGCAGGGCCTCCGGTACCTCTACCGCCCCATCGACCTCCTTGAGCTGGAGCTCCCGGGCGAAGCCGTGGGCGAGCTCCTGAGCGGCGCACGGCGGCTCGGCTACAACGGGCTGAACATCACCCACCCGTGCAAGCAGCTGGTCCTGGAACACCTGGACGAGATCTCGCCCGACGCCCGGCGGCTTGGCGCGGTGAACACGGTGACCATCCGGGACGGCCGCTTCATCGGCCACAACACCGACTTTTCCGGATTCGCCGCGGCACTGGCCTCCGGCCTTCCCGGCGCGAAGCTGGGCCGGGTGGTCCAGCTGGGCGCCGGCGGTGCCGGTTCCGCCGTCGCCTACGCCCTGCTGACCGCTGGAGTCCGCGAACTCGTGCTGGTGGACACCGACGCCGGACGCTGCGCGGCCCGCGCCGCGGAACTCGCCGGGTTCTTTCCGGACCAGTCCGTCACTGCCCGGACGACGGCGGAACTGCCGCGGCTGATGCCGCAGGCCGACGGCCTGGTGCACTGCACTCCGGTGGGCATGGCCGCCCATCCGGGCGTTCCGCTGGACATGTCCCTCCTGGAGCCCCGGCACTGGGTCGCGGACATCGTCTACCGCCCGATCGAGACCGAACTGGTCCGCGGGGCGCGGGCGAAGGGCTGCGAGGTGCTTGACGGCGGACGGATGGCCGTCGGCCAGGCCGCCGACGCCTTCCGGATCTTCACCGGCCTCGAACCCGATGCCGACCGCATGCGGGCCCACTTCCTTGAACTCGTCGCCGCTGAAGAGGTGGCCGCCTGA